In Exiguobacterium sibiricum 7-3, a genomic segment contains:
- a CDS encoding CDP-glycerol glycerophosphotransferase family protein translates to MTQLLTKIRRKKIHKGLLLYRLFQKLPVQKNLVLFESFLGRGYSDNPKALYLTLQKQHPELELVWIFAKEPTAAVKAVCPNWVLRNSPKYYYLMARAQYWIFNTRQPLSLKKRRETIYLQTWHGTPLKRLGLDMDEVHMPGTNTEQYKKNFSAQAREWTYLLSPNLYSSAIFKRAFDFRGLLLETGYPRNDLLYAPDRQQQAEQIKQSLQLPPDKKVILYAPTWRDDEFVTKGQYRFNLKLDLEQMQARLSDDHIVLLRMHYLIAEYLDLTAFDGFAYDVSAYGDIAELYLISDLLITDYSSVFFDYAHLNRPMLFFTYDLEKYASVLRGFYFDFEAVVPGPLLKESDQVIDYIENIEIQSKQYEDKYAAFQERFCSLDDGKSSQRVVDALFASKIQ, encoded by the coding sequence ATGACACAGCTACTTACGAAGATCCGTCGCAAGAAAATCCATAAAGGATTACTTCTCTATCGACTGTTTCAAAAGCTTCCGGTTCAAAAAAACCTTGTCCTGTTTGAAAGTTTTTTAGGACGCGGTTATTCCGATAATCCGAAGGCGCTTTACCTGACGCTCCAAAAACAGCATCCGGAACTTGAACTCGTCTGGATTTTTGCCAAAGAACCGACTGCTGCAGTCAAGGCAGTTTGTCCGAACTGGGTATTGCGGAATAGCCCGAAATACTATTACCTGATGGCCCGGGCGCAGTACTGGATTTTCAATACGCGTCAGCCGCTCAGCTTAAAAAAACGACGGGAAACGATTTATTTACAGACCTGGCACGGCACTCCTTTAAAACGGCTGGGACTCGACATGGACGAGGTCCATATGCCGGGTACGAATACCGAACAGTATAAAAAGAACTTTTCTGCCCAGGCCCGGGAATGGACCTATCTGCTTTCACCCAACCTCTATTCCAGCGCCATCTTCAAACGGGCCTTTGATTTTCGGGGACTGCTTCTTGAAACCGGTTATCCGCGAAATGACCTGTTGTATGCGCCTGACCGCCAGCAACAAGCCGAACAGATCAAGCAGTCGTTACAATTGCCGCCTGACAAAAAAGTCATCTTATATGCACCGACTTGGCGTGACGACGAATTCGTGACGAAGGGACAATACCGTTTTAATCTCAAGCTGGATTTGGAACAGATGCAAGCCCGTTTGAGTGACGACCATATCGTTCTGTTGCGTATGCACTACTTGATTGCTGAATACCTTGATTTGACAGCGTTTGACGGTTTTGCATACGACGTGTCCGCTTACGGTGATATCGCGGAGCTGTATCTGATCAGTGATCTGTTGATTACGGATTACTCGTCCGTCTTCTTCGATTATGCTCACTTGAACCGTCCGATGTTATTCTTTACGTATGATTTAGAGAAGTATGCTTCCGTCCTCCGGGGATTCTATTTTGATTTTGAAGCGGTCGTTCCCGGTCCTCTGTTAAAAGAAAGTGACCAGGTCATCGACTATATTGAAAACATCGAAATACAATCCAAACAGTACGAAGATAAATACGCAGCGTTCCAGGAACGCTTTTGCAGCCTGGATGACGGGAAATCCAGTCAACGGGTTGTTGATGCGCTTTTCGCTTCTAAGATCCAGTAA